In Glandiceps talaboti chromosome 16, keGlaTala1.1, whole genome shotgun sequence, a single window of DNA contains:
- the LOC144447078 gene encoding bactericidal permeability-increasing protein-like, translating to MARPINLFLVALVTILTIISIVEAVWTNKNPGFKARITQSGLKFLNDVGVELLTQDIKGQTIPDISGTSHIAIGNVDYTVSSMHITGFSIPTTTFTTKPGIGLQFTASGGSVSIHGDWRYKYKKGFIKISDHGSFDATAHGLNLNLAVKLEKDKSGRPTIAPAGCTGGVSSIGVEFHGGASWLYNLFSGSIESSMKHSLNDKICGMISDEIKTRAAQALADLKIITPVGPYTELDYSLVANPEFAASYMETDHKGEFYPTGKFDKEAPIKVPAIETGSAASKMVYMWITDYVLNTAGYVFQEIGKLTYNITDDMIPPKTPYHLNTTDLGILIPQLSKMYPNMLMELVANSTQPPKVVFSENDATGTLWGDLIAYVVLPNGTRKFVFTLSLIGHGNGTVGFAYPKVTGKVTSMSVDVKLKKTDIGQFSLILIRPAINIFIDSGVIPYLNEKGKEGFPIPDMDGVTFINTAISLRKNVIQIGTDLKYTPEK from the exons ATGGCCCGTCCAATTAACTTGTTCCTGGTTGCCCTGGTCACAATTCTGACTATTATCTCGATTGTTGAAGCTGTGTGGACCAACAAAAATCCAGGCTTTAAAGCGAGGATTACGCAATCGGGTTTAAAATTCT TAAACGATGTCGGTGTGGAGCTTCTAACACAAGACATCAAAGGGCAAACCATACCTGATATCAGCGGTACATCTCATATAGCAATTGGAAATGTCGACTACACCGTCTCCAG CATGCACATTACGGGCTTTTCGATACCAACTACGACCTTCACGACCAAGCCAGGTATAGGTCTACAGTTTACTGCCAGTGGGGGCAGTGTGTCGATTCATGGAGACTGGAGATACAAGTACAAGAAGGGATT TATTAAGATAAGTGATCATGGATCATTCGACGCTACAGCTCATGGTTTAAATCTAAATTTAGCTGTTAAATTGG AAAAGGACAAGTCTGGTCGTCCAACTATAGCTCCTGCAGGTTGTACGGGGGGTGTCAGTTCAATCGGCGTGGAATTTCATGGTGGTGCAAG CTGGTTGTACAATTTGTTCTCTGGATCAATTGAAAGTTCTATGAAGCATAGCCTGAACGACAAG ATCTGTGGCATGATATCTGACGAAATCAAGACACGGGCAGCGCAGGCACTGGCAGACTTGAAaa TTATAACTCCGGTTGGTCCTTATACTGAGCTCGATTACTCACTGGTAGCTAATCCAGAGTTCGCTGCTTCATATATGGAGACCGATCACAAG GGTGAGTTTTATCCAACAGGCAAGTTTGATAAGGAGGCACCTATCAAAGTTCCTGCAATTGAAACAGGTAGTGCTGCAAGTAAAATGGTGTATATGTGGATCACTGATTATGTTCTTAATACTGCCGGCTATGTCTTCCAGGAAATTGGCAAActgacatataatataacaGATGATATG ATACCACCTAAGACACCATATCATCTAAATACAACGGACCTTGGTATACTGATTCCACAG CTCAGTAAAATGTATCCAAATATGTTGATGGAACTGGTGGCCAACAGTACACAACCACCCAAGGTGGTCTTCAGCGAAAACGACGCGACTGGTACATTATGGGGTGATTTGATTGCCTATGTTGTACTGCCAAATGGAACCCGTAAATTTGTGTTTACCCTTAGTCTG ATCGGTCACGGAAATGGAACAGTCGGATTTGCATATCCCAAAGTGACAGGCAAGGTGACATCGATGAG tgttgATGTTAAATTGAAAAAGACAGATATCGGACAATTCAGT TTGATTTTGATCCGACCCGCCATCAATATCTTCATTGACTCTGGAGTGATTCCATATCTCAATG AAAAAGGCAAAGAAGGTTTCCCCATACCAGACATGGACGGTGTAACATTTATCAACACTGCTATATCCTTACGCAAG AATGTTATCCAGATTGGAACAGACCTGAAGTACACTCCCGAAAAATAG
- the LOC144447790 gene encoding uncharacterized protein LOC144447790 encodes MAAPYSQLEEKLYRRDFDDLFNRVKHLPEFERKLAVILANPPKDIKVQVCHLIRDGVNVNHPLCESGETALMTASANGDLEIVDELLNAGANVHQEDEKGDVALIRAAYYGHQKVISRLLSKTADVDHQNKDNCSALMIAAETGHGTVVDTLVENGADVNLVDEDGVNALMKAAKNGFHGIVGRLLEAGTDMMHQEINGYTALHLAAQLNYPEVVEKLCKVGGTKFLEVTNYAGQTALTIASQFGHTQIAQYLLKGGMTVDQQLLLGATALTLAASSGHWNVVELLAKSGSNINHQTEDGWTSLMIAAEEGRTDVVKRLIKLGANVNQTKVDGTNALYLASDKKHLDVMCSLLDAGANVNSSLVYGGTPLTVAAKKGHFKVICRLLEAGADIEQKDRDGLTALVLANQYKHGTIVELLEKERKKPNPKNTGGLDTLMEKVNDVTL; translated from the exons ATGGCAGCACCGTACAGTCAACTCGAAGAAAAACTTTATAGGCGAGATTTTGACGATTTATTCAATCGGGTTAAGCATTTACCGGAATTTGAAAGAAAACTCGCTGTGATTTTGGCTAATCCTCCGAAAGATATCAAAGTACAAGTTTGTCATCTTATTCGTGATGGTGTGAACGTTAACCATCCGCTTTGTGAG TCTGGTGAAACAGCATTGATGACAGCATCAGCTAATGGTGACTTGGAAATCGTAGACGAATTGTTAAACGCTGGTGCTAATGTACATCAGGAGGACGAG AAAGGCGATGTGGCCTTGATCAGGGCTGCGTACTATGGCCATCAGAAAGTCATATCTCGATTATTGTCCAAGACTGCAGACGTCGACCATCAAAATAAG GATAACTGTAGTGCTTTGATGATAGCAGCTGAGACTGGGCATGGAACGGTTGTTGACACATTGGTAGAGAATGGAGCAGATGTCAATCTTGTTGATGAG GATGGTGTCAATGCCTTGATGAAAGCTGCCAAGAATGGGTTCCACGGTATCGTTGGAAGACTACTAGAAGCAGGAACTGACATGATGCACCAAGAAATT AATGGCTACACGGCACTTCATTTAGCCGCCCAACTGAATTATCCTGAAGTTGTTGAGAAACTTTGTAAAGTTGGTGGCACCAAGTTTCTTGAAGTTACAAATTAC GCTGGGCAGACAGCTCTCACCATAGCATCGCAATTTGGTCACACTCAGATTGCACAGTATCTGTTGAAAGGTGGAATGACTGTCGATCAACAGTTACtg CTAGGGGCGACCGCCTTGACCTTGGCAGCCAGTAGTGGTCATTGGAATGTTGTTGAACTACTCGCCAAATCCGGTTCTAACATCAACCACCAAACAGAG GATGGCTGGACATCACTGATGATTGCCGCTGAAGAAGGGCGCACAGATGTTGTAAAAAGACTAATCAAATTAGGCGCCAACGTCAACCAGACGAAAGTG GATGGCACAAACGCCCTTTATTTGGCCTCAGACAAAAAACATTTGGATGTAATGTGTTCATTATTAGATGCCGGTGCTAATGTGAATTCATCACTTGTG TATGGTGGTACTCCGTTGACTGTAGCCGCCAAGAAAGGACACTTCAAAGTAATTTGCCGACTACTTGAGGCAGGTGCCGACATCGAACAAAAGGACAGG GATGGACTGACGGCTCTTGTACTTGCAAACCAGTACAAACACGGTACAATCGTGGAATTGTTggaaaaggaaagaaaaaaacccaATCCAAAAAATACA GGAGGTCTAGACACGTTGATGGAGAAAGTGAATGACGTCACGTTATAA